Genomic DNA from Thermomicrobiales bacterium:
AACCGATCCGGCCGTGGGCAGCCCGCGCGAGTCGGTCGGCAAGCTCCGGACCGGCATCGCGGGCGGCCAGAGCCGATGCGATCTGCAGTCGCGGCACCCCGCCAAGCTCGATGACACGGCAACGAGAACGGATCGTCTCGCTGACCCGCTCAGCCGATTCAGCGAGCAGGACAATCACCGCGAACGGCGGCGGCTCCTCGATGGTCTTCAGGTAGGCGTCGGCGGCGTCACCAGAGAGCAGGCCGGCGTCGGCGACGATCTGGAGCTTCCAGCGTCCGAAGATGGGCCGAGTCACGATGTCCTGACGCAGAAACTTCACCGAGTCGATCGACAACGCCTGGCGAGCGACGGTCCGGCTCTTGGTCGGGATGACCGCATCCTGCCAGTCGAGGTCAACGAAGGTCACATCTGGGTGGCTGCCGCGGGAGGCGCGACGGCATTGCTCACATGTCCCACACGGCCTGGCAGCGACATCAGCAGTGCAGTTCAGCGCACGTGCCAACGCCAACGCGAGCGTCGTCTTGCCAACGCCAATGGGGCCAGTAACGAGGTACGCGTGCGAAACGTGACCGGACTCCACTGCACCGGAGAGGGCATCGACCTGAGCATCGTGGCCGATAATGCCCCATCTGTCAGCAGCAGAAGATCTCACGCTGCCCGAATCCGTTTCTTCGGCTTTGGTGGTGCCGACAGCGACGAATCGACCTCTTCACCTTCGGAGAGCGCAGCGGCGATTGCTTCGCGCTCCTTCGTCGGAATCGAAGATTCGCCTTGTGGGAACTGACGTACGTATTCAAGCAGTTCCGACGCATGCAGAATCGGCTGCGTCGGCTCTTCGATCTTCACCTCAACGTTATCGGCAACGAAGATGATCGCGCCGCTCGGACTCACTTCGATGTTGCGCGATGTGAGGAATGATTTCATCGACTTGATCTGCTCTTCATTCTCGAACGTCGGATTGCCCAATTGCGGTCCGCCGAGCAGGAGCATGCGGCCGAGAGGATTCCCCAGCTTCCGCCAGGTACCCTTCTTGACCTGGACCGACCCGGTAACCTCGCGCGACG
This window encodes:
- a CDS encoding NERD domain-containing protein: MRIVRNTGYIKRRRRAGKMIVFSGLLLLIGSWVITLLYPSLFLLATVGLAVGFIFFNGGMQQLARWSRRPRNDEVLDADLERLTDRYTLIHYPDMPGRRPDHVLIMPNGILAMTSREVTGSVQVKKGTWRKLGNPLGRMLLLGGPQLGNPTFENEEQIKSMKSFLTSRNIEVSPSGAIIFVADNVEVKIEEPTQPILHASELLEYVRQFPQGESSIPTKEREAIAAALSEGEEVDSSLSAPPKPKKRIRAA